One genomic segment of Strix aluco isolate bStrAlu1 chromosome 9, bStrAlu1.hap1, whole genome shotgun sequence includes these proteins:
- the TM4SF19 gene encoding LOW QUALITY PROTEIN: transmembrane 4 L6 family member 19 (The sequence of the model RefSeq protein was modified relative to this genomic sequence to represent the inferred CDS: inserted 4 bases in 2 codons), translating into MSRNGGRGRLSQTGQSFFLLSCQLCGRGKDVVGGPRGKGGRRGAHXINSHPWVMPPGXGSSEERTLLAPRGIASRVAMCVGKCSRIVGPCLLALGTLSMAANILLLFPGGTWKYLVEGHISKHAKVLPGVWGGGIVVLLAATHVTAVGWRCTGCSDCGTRHNAFISAVLSKLAVLGAAACFVFSGLGLTDGPLCFYNASKHGHGQGTLWGYPFRDASDQEPDARAENYLFDRRIWSICLEPKGVVVWNSILFFLLLLISAAEMVLASLQVLNGCLGCLCGYCEGK; encoded by the exons ATGAGCCGCAATGGCGGCAGAGGCAGGCTCAGTCAGACAGGACAGTCATTCTTCCTTTTGAGCTGTCAGTTGTGTGGGAGAGGAAAGGATGTGGTGGGTGGACCTCGGGGCAAAGGAGGAAGACGTGGAGCACA CATAAATAGTCACCCATGGGTGATGCCTCCAGG CGGCTCATCCGAGGAGCGGACGCTGCTGGCTCCACGTGGCATCGCTTCCAG AGTGGCCATGTGTGTGGGGAAGTGCAGCCGGATCGTGGGTCCCTGCCTGCTGGCGCTGGGCACACTCTCCATGGCAGCcaacatcctcctcctcttccccggCGGGACGTGGAAGTACCTGGTGGAGGGGCACATCAGCAAACACGCCAAGGTCCTGCCGGGGGTCTGGGGAGGCGGCATCGTG gtgctgctggcagcgACCCACGTCACGGCAGTGGGGTGGCGATGCACTGGCTGCTCTGACTGCGGCACCCGTCACAAC GCTTTCATCTCCGCCGTGCTCTCCAAGCTGGCGGTCCTGGGCGCTGCCGCCTGCTTCGTCTTCTCTGGGTTGGGTTTGACCGATGGACCCCTCTGCTTCTACAACGCCTCCAAGCATGGCCATGGGCAAGGCACCCTCTGGGGTTACCCCTTCCGGGACGCCAGTGACCAGGAGCCTGACGCCAG GGCAGAGAACTACCTGTTTGATCGTCGCATCTGGAGCATCTGCCTGGAGCCGAAGGGCGTTGTGGTTTGGAACAgcatcctcttcttcctcctgctgctcatcAGCGCTGCCGAGATGGTGCTGGCCTCCCTCCAGGTCCTCAACGGCTGCCTTGGGTGCCTCTGTGGCTATTGCGAGGGCAAGTAG